One bacterium genomic window, GCGAGGCCGCCCGCGCTACGGGTGACCTGGCGCGGCACGCGAGCTGCGCGCGCCGCGGCCCCGTGCGGTGCGCTCTGGCCGCGCTCCTGCTGGCGGGGGCGGTCAGCGGGTGGTGGGGCCTGGGCCGGCAGGGCCTGATGACCTGGGATGAGGGGGTGTACTTCGACGAGGCGCGCTTTGTCATCCAGGCCGCCGGGGCCGTCCGACGCCACACCAGCGTCGCCGACGCCACCACGGGCTTCGCCCCGCGCATGGGCCGGCCCGGCAACACCGCGCTGAACGTCATCGCCATGGCCGTGCTGGGCTGTCACCCGTGGGTGCCGGCGGCCCTCGCCGCGCTGTTCGGCCTGGCCTGTATCTACTGCACCTACTGTCTTGGCCGCCGTGTGTTGGACGAGGGCACAGGGCTGTTGGCGGCGGCGCTCCTCGCGCTCTCCCCGTACTTCCTGCAGTACCGCCGCCTGGGCCTGCCCGAGGCCGCTGCCACGCTCGCGGGCCTGCTGGTGCTGCTGTGGCTGGTCGCGCTCAGGGACCGCGAGGAACGCCGCTCGTGGCTGAACTCGCTGGGGTTGGGGCTGCTGATGGGAGTGGGGCTGACCCTCAATATGCGCGTGGGGGGAGTGCTGCTGGTGGCGGGGCTGTTCCGCCTGGGGTGGCTGGCGCGAGGACGCCGCCCGGCGCAGCTCACCGGCGAGGCGGCCGCGATGCTGGTCGGGCTGGCGCTGCCCCTGCTGCTATGCGAGCTGCCCTATCGCCTGCTGCCGCTGGTTGCGCCCGGCGCGCCGCCGGTCGAGAGCTACTTCCAGCAACTGGCGCGCTTCGCCCGGACGCAGCAACACATGGGCCACCCGCCGCTGCTGCTGGCGTATCTCGCCCCGGCGGTATTCCTGGCGTACTTCGATCTGCCCGCGCTGGTGTTGGCGGTCGTCGGCATCCTCTGCGGCCGCGCCTGGCGGGAGGCGAAGCCCGCGTTGCTGCTGACCTGTGTGCTGGTGCAGGTGCTATCGCTGGGGCTGGTAGCGCCCTTCGCCCGCTACCTGTCGTGCGTCCTGCCGCTGCTGATGATCTTTACGGCGTACGGCTTCCTGCGCCTGTGCGTGGCCTTGCGGCCGCGCCTGGGGGTGGTCCCCGTGGTCGTGCTCGGCCTGCTGGTGCTGGCCCATGCGGCCTGGCGCGGGGCGCCGATCCTGGGCGCCCGGGGGCAGATGTCGGCAGCGGCGGCCTGGCTCAAGGCCCAGCCCGCGTCCGCCGTCGCCACCAGCGATGCCAGCCTGCTGCTGGCCTACTTCGGCGCCACCGACCAGCTCCCCACCGACGTGGCGCAGGCCCGTGCCATGCTGGCGCGCCTGCGCGGCCAGGGGCCATGCTACGTGCTGCTGGACCGCCAGCAGTTCATGGCCGGGCCGCTGCTCATGCCGCCGGAGCAGTACGAGCGCTCCAGCGGCGCGATGATCTCGCGGGCCGCTCGCCCCGTGTGGCACGCGCGCCAGTTCACCGGCCTGTTCCTACCCTTCGCCTTCGAGCACAACTGGGATGTGCGGGCCGCGCTGCGCACCGTGCGCGGCCGCAGCCCGGGAGAGGACACCGCGATCTACACCGCCGACGAGGCCCTGCGGGCGCTGGCGCGGTGAACCGTAGGCGGGTTCGTCCCCGCACCCGCCCACGCGCTACTCATAGCCCCAGCGTCTCCGCCACGGGCTTCATGCCCGCCAGCACGGTCGCGATGTGCTCATCCAGCGTGACGCCCATCTCGTCGGCGCCCTGCTGAATGTCCTCGCGACTGACCGCCGCCGCGAACGCCTTGTCCTTCATCTTCTTGCGGACGGACTTCACCTCGACATCGGCCAACTGCTTGCTCGGGCGCACCAGCGCCACGGCGATGATGAAGCCCGCCAACTCATCCACGGCGAGGATCGCCCGGCGCAGCGGCGTGTCGCGCGGCACGCCTGTCGGTGGGTAGTGCGCCAGGCAGGCGAGCACGATCTCCTCGGACACGCCGCGCTCACGCAGGATCTCCGCGCCCTTGAGGGGGTGGTCGCCCAGCGTGGGATAGCGCTCATAGTCGAAGTCGTGCAGCAGCCCGACCACGCCCCACAGCTCCTCATCCTCCCCCAGCTTCCGCGCATAGGCCCGCATCGCCGCTTCGACGGCATACGCGTGCTTGCGCAGGCTCTCGCTCTGTGTGAACTCGTGGAGCAGCTCCAGGGCTTCCGAACGGGTCATGGGCTCATTCCTCCGACAGTGGCATCACACGCACGCCTTCGCTCGCCGGTAGCGGCGTTCCTCCCCGCGCGCAGAGGACATCGCCCCTGCCGCAGGGAACTGGCTGCCATCATCTTGGAGGGGAAGGGCCATGCCTGAGGCACAACTGCGTGCGGCAATTGTCGGCTGTGGGCGCATGGGCAGCACCATCGACGACGAGTTGCCGCGCT contains:
- a CDS encoding HDIG domain-containing protein, producing the protein MTRSEALELLHEFTQSESLRKHAYAVEAAMRAYARKLGEDEELWGVVGLLHDFDYERYPTLGDHPLKGAEILRERGVSEEIVLACLAHYPPTGVPRDTPLRRAILAVDELAGFIIAVALVRPSKQLADVEVKSVRKKMKDKAFAAAVSREDIQQGADEMGVTLDEHIATVLAGMKPVAETLGL